The Setaria italica strain Yugu1 chromosome IX, Setaria_italica_v2.0, whole genome shotgun sequence genome has a window encoding:
- the LOC101762011 gene encoding uncharacterized protein LOC101762011: MRESPPTYWVSALNSQARHHGQTAHTNVHQPRRANARPIGATRPAAMAAAAPRHAELLLALLLLVGLLSTTALAARAGAGAVDAELITSSKKPSSPGPRKPAVKPPPVVPKPNPNPGAGAGGVGGAIPTIPGFGNGIPGMGGFGNGIPGMAGGWGGGYGGPAGGYARGGVVAPTVTCTEKGPCYRKKVTCPKKCFSSYSGAGKGYGGGGGGGSCTVDCKVKCTAYC, from the coding sequence ATGCGCGAATCGCCCCCTACTTATTGGGTTAGCGCCCTAAACTCACAAGCCCGTCATCACGGACAGACAGCGCACACAAACGTACACCAACCTCGTCGAGCGAACGCAAGGCCGATCGGAGCAACGAGACCCGCAGCCATGGCCGCGGCCGCTCCCCGCCACGCtgagctcctcctcgccctgctgctgcttgtcGGCCTTCTCTCCACGACAgccctcgccgcgcgcgccggcgcaggcgccgTCGACGCGGAGCTCATCACGTCGTCCAAGAAGCCCTCCTCCCCGGGCCCCAGGAAGCCCGCCGTGAAGCCGCCGCCCGTGGTGCCCAAGCCAAACCCCAAccccggcgcgggcgcgggaggcgtcggcggcgctATCCCGACCATCCCGGGCTTCGGCAACGGCATCCCCGGGATGGGCGGGTTCGGGAACGGCATCCCCGGTATGGCCggcgggtggggcggcggctacggcgggccggcgggcgggtacgcgcgcggcggcgtggtggcgccCACGGTCACCTGCACCGAGAAGGGGCCCTGCTACAGGAAGAAGGTCACCTGCCCCAAGAAGTGCTTCTCCTCCTACAGCGGCGCCGGCAAGGGgtatggaggcggcggcggcgggggcagctgCACCGTCGACTGCAAGGTCAAGTGCACGGCCTACTGTTGA
- the LOC101757844 gene encoding uncharacterized protein LOC101757844 → MRSLHQRARCTRNTSCWARTRGMDHHGERRSSAHGAAARPWRGTGGGGGALPPPPPKVYRVEPRDFRALVQRLTGAGGGSEAAAPGPAAQLAAQQRVVAPAMVAESRRMEAAAAAAAAAVAPEQQFDYASWYSAPLLSPAYGAAGFGGHQL, encoded by the coding sequence ATGCGCTCGCTCCACCAGCGGGCACGGTGCACAAGAAACACGAGCTGCTGGGCAAGAACTCGCGGAATGGACCACCACGGCGAGAGGAGGAGCAGCGCGcacggggcggcggccaggccctggcgcggcaccggcggtggaggtggcgctctgccgccgccgccgcccaaggtgTACCGCGTGGAGCCCAGGGACTTCCGGGCGCTGGTGCAGAGGCTCACGGGCGCCGGTGGTGGTAGCGAGGCGGCCGCACCGGGGCCCGCGGCGCAGCTGGCCGCGCAGCAGAGGGTGGTGGCGCCGGCTATGGTCGCGGAGAGCAGGCGCatggaggcggcagcggccgccgccgccgccgcggtggcacCGGAGCAGCAGTTCGATTACGCGTCGTGGTACTCGGCGCCGCTGCTCAGCCCGGCGTACGGCGCGGCCGGCTTCGGCGGCCACCAGCTGTAG